From one Comamonas piscis genomic stretch:
- a CDS encoding ABC transporter permease encodes MQKNGPIALIFNALVIIFMLAPLVIVCLVAFTPAETLTLPTTSFSLRWFEQVLHHADFVQSFWNSLGLAVAAASISTALAVPAAIALVRYEIPGRGALQALFLSPLIIPHLVLGVAMLRMFSLVGGQGSFGWLIFAHALVVMPYTMRLVMAALIGFDRSAEQAAYSLGASNAKVFQRITLPMILPGITGGWLLAFINSFDELTMSIFVVSPSTVTLPVRMYMYATESLDPMMAAVSALIVFITLGLMLLLDKVYGLDRILIGKH; translated from the coding sequence ATGCAAAAAAACGGACCCATTGCCCTGATCTTCAACGCGCTGGTCATCATCTTCATGCTGGCGCCGTTGGTCATCGTCTGCCTGGTGGCCTTCACCCCCGCCGAGACCTTGACCTTGCCGACCACCAGCTTCTCGCTGCGCTGGTTTGAGCAGGTGCTGCACCATGCCGACTTTGTCCAGTCGTTCTGGAACAGCCTGGGCCTGGCGGTGGCGGCGGCCTCCATCTCGACTGCGCTGGCCGTGCCCGCTGCCATTGCGCTGGTGCGCTATGAGATCCCCGGCCGTGGCGCGCTGCAGGCACTGTTCCTGTCGCCGCTGATCATTCCCCACCTGGTGCTGGGTGTGGCCATGCTGCGCATGTTCTCGCTGGTGGGCGGCCAGGGCAGCTTTGGCTGGCTGATCTTTGCCCATGCGCTGGTGGTGATGCCCTACACCATGCGCCTAGTGATGGCCGCGCTGATCGGCTTTGACCGCAGCGCCGAGCAGGCCGCCTACTCGCTGGGCGCCAGCAATGCCAAGGTGTTCCAACGCATCACCTTGCCGATGATCCTGCCCGGTATCACCGGCGGCTGGCTGCTGGCCTTTATCAACAGCTTTGACGAGCTGACCATGTCGATCTTTGTGGTCTCGCCCAGCACGGTGACCTTGCCGGTGCGCATGTACATGTATGCCACCGAGTCGCTGGACCCGATGATGGCGGCGGTATCGGCGCTGATCGTGTTCATCACCCTGGGGCTGATGCTTTTGCTCGACAAGGTCTATGGCCTGGACCGCATCCTCATCGGCAAGCACTGA
- a CDS encoding (2Fe-2S)-binding protein, which translates to MAHASPLLPAGQLQRLKEQGRPPLQFVLNGEPAQALQGDTVLTAVLTQSAQLRSHEFAHSPRAGFCMMGACQDCWVTLGGEQAGRKLRACSTLLQAGMQICTTAEAVAAVNAKNATQVQP; encoded by the coding sequence ATGGCACACGCAAGCCCCCTTTTGCCGGCCGGCCAGTTGCAGCGCCTCAAGGAGCAGGGCCGCCCGCCGCTGCAGTTTGTGCTCAACGGCGAGCCGGCCCAGGCGCTGCAGGGCGACACGGTGCTGACCGCTGTGCTGACCCAATCGGCCCAGCTGCGCAGCCATGAGTTTGCCCATAGCCCCCGCGCCGGCTTTTGCATGATGGGCGCCTGCCAGGACTGCTGGGTCACCCTGGGCGGCGAGCAGGCCGGCCGCAAGCTGCGCGCCTGCTCCACCTTGCTGCAGGCGGGCATGCAGATCTGCACCACGGCAGAGGCGGTGGCTGCTGTCAACGCCAAGAATGCCACCCAGGTGCAACCATGA